aagaaaaagaagtaaTAAGTGAAAGAGAGGTTTGTCAAAGTGATTCTGAAGTAAACTTCCCAACTGATATGATCAGCCATAATAAGCCATACGATAGTGTAACAGAAACCATTATGGAAGTATCACGTTGTACAAATAATATGCAAGATTCTAATGATGCAATTAAGAAGGTGGATACAGGTTCAAGCGATATATTAGATGTATCTGACAAACCAGAATCAGATTATGATGAGACAGGCAAGTTTGATACAGAAACCTTAAATTCAACAGAAGAAGCTAGTATTAGAACAACTGAACTAAATTCAGTAgatcaagaagaagaagaagaagaagaagaagaagaagaaaatgtagATAAAGATAAAACGGTAGAGACCATATTGGAATCAAAAACTGACTCTAGTTctcgtgtatctgaaagtcctGTTCACAGTCCTACTAATCGATCGTTATTTAGTCCTCAACATGAGTCACATATATTGGATCCACAAACTAAAGAAGAAAgttgtgaaaatgaaaataaaggaaACTTTGATGAATCTAATGAATCTCAGTCTTCAGTGTCATTTAATGCCATTGCTTCTTCTGACAGAAGTTTagttataaaaatatgtacCAATAGGAATTCTCAATTTTCTGTTGCCACTAATAATGACGATGCGGAGAACCATGATATTAGCAAAGAGTCAGAAGAAAATAACAATGCAGAAAGTTCGTTacatgaagaaaaaaaatctaatgtttttgaaagagagagagaaaataataaCAGTGATCCAGTGAATGATGGTGATAGTGATTCTGACAGCTTTAAGTTAGCAGTAGTGGACAGTAGTAACGCTGATGAGACTGAGGAAATAGAAGAAGCTGATGAAACTAATATTATGTCAGAAATTCCAACGGAATCGAACATGGATGTTGAAGAAACTGAAAATCAGACTGAAGAACTAGCTGAGGAAACAACAGCTGATGCAGATACAAACGAGAAACATGAGGATATCAAAGAAAGTAAGAATGTAAATGATAGTGAGATAAACAGTGTTGTACCTCAAATACAGCCAAGTGATGGAATCATGCTGGCTGGTGAGGATATTCCTTGTATCGATTTTAATGTTGATGGTACTTTAGACAGTATAGAAATAGAAGATCTACTGAAACGTTGCATAGAAGAAGCCAGTCCTTTCTGCGTCTACTGTAATCATGCACGCCATGTAGCAGTCAATGGTAAACAATTGGGACTACACATGCTCGCAGAACACAAATTTCAACCTCAGCATCCTGCCATAATTATTCAACCAGAACAATTTATTGCTAGAGTGAAAAAGTCCCTCGATGAGTTAGACTCTCATTTCTTCAATCTAGATTCTTACAGTAGCACAAATGGTACCTACAATGTTCCAAACGTACGGACATATGAGTGCTTTCATTGTAGATTTCATTCTGCCATACACAAGGAACTTTACCTGCATAATCGAAAGATGCACCAAAAGACAATCTTAATCTGTATAATGTGTAAATCCACTTTCTATAGTTATAGCGAATTACTTTGTCACTTATGTCCTGGTACATACTCTCCAAATATTAACGTCAAGTACAGATGTTGTCTCTGTCCCATGGCAAGCCTTCCTTCTGCGTTTAGATTAATGGTACATCTACGAAAGAGGCATCATGCATGCGATGTTTGTTTGGAGTCTACTGGAAATCAACAACGTCTCTCTAACCATGTTTGGAAACATAAACTTCATCATTTGTGCTACAGATGTGGTATTGCATACAGAAACAAACCAGACATCACCAAACATTTATTTTGGAAACACGGAACGGAAAGTGTGCTCTGCAAGAAATGTTTACAAAAAAAGTGGCCacatatttatcatttttgcaTACCACCGACTGCTTTCGTTTGTGAGGAGTGTGGATCCAGCTTTTCGCGGGCTGTTGCTTTGAAAGTTCATAAGAGGTTACACACCGGAGATCGACCATATGCTTGCAACGAATGCTCTGAACGTTTCATTTCTCGAAAATTATTAACTAAGCACGAGAATGCTCATAAAGAACCACAGCCAGTTAGTGCAAATCTAACAGACGCGGTCAACCAGCAACTGGTgactaacgaagaaaaatcAGATAAGGAAAAAATTGATGCAACTGACAGCGTCGCGACCACTTCCGAATCACTAAAAGAGCCTAAAGAAACCGTGAAGAAGGTCGTCGATGTTTACGATCTGCCACCTTTAAATCTGTCCTCCGAAAGCGACACTGACTCTGAAGAAGAGAAGGTCGAACCAAAGGAACCCGAGGGCCCTGAAAAGGCTAAGCCAATAGAAGAAAAAGCAGCATCTCCCGCAGACAATCCGAAGTCCGTTTCTCCCGAGCCAACCACAGAGAACATAGTAGAGGTTGAACAGAACGAAGAGGAGAAAGAGCAAGGTGCACAAATTATGGATGGTATCTGGGATAACTTCAAATCGTATACAGCTAGTTTAGAGATGAAAGACTCGACCAACAATTTACCGGTCAAAGAGCAAGAGCCAGAGACTGATGTGGCATTCTTGAGGAGTATAGTGTTGGCTGACCACGATTATTGTGTGGTATGGTcggaaaaggagaaagagaaagaaaaagagggagAATCAAGGTCCAAAGTAGACAACAAAGAAGAAGTAAACTTGAACGGGGACCAAGACAACGCGAGCAAAGTGCAGAAGAGTCCATCTGGTAGCAACGGAGTACAAAACGTTAGTGAAAATGATCCGAACAAGAAAAAAGTGAAGAGTCCAAAGAAAAAGAAGCAGAGTGGAAGTACCTCGTCGAGTGATTCATCCAGCGACAGCGATTCAAGTAGTTGTTCCTGTGGAACGAACTGCAGTTGCAGTAGCTCTTCGTCTGGTACATCTTCCAGTTCCAGTAGTAGTTCGGATTCGGACAGCTCAACTTCGGAAGGATCTCCAAAGAAACAGTCCAGCCGCAAAGaacgaaaaaaggagaaagaaccAGAAGCAGGATCCGTTGATATTGACAACAAGGGAGTTTCTACAGAGATGGAAAACGGAGAAGCAGCGGCTTCGGCGGATCCAATTTGTCCGCCACAACTTTTACTGAGGGAGTCCGATTTAGAAACCGAGGAAACAGAAACAGACGAAGACTTTTACGATGAACATCCGCAGCAACTTGCGAATAAACTGCTCGCGGAGAAACGTAATCAGTTACTGCTTCTAGCAGCGGTTGCGCCAGCGTCCGCGGAGTCGGCGATGCCGCTGAATAACGGCTTGACGGACACGGACACCGCGATTCCCTCTCCGGACCCAATGGCCGGTACTACGGAAGATCAGCCGCAACAGAAGAGAAAagtgaaaacgaagaaacggaaaaaaggtGAAAGGGCGAAGCAACGTAATGCGACGCCAGCCGTGGAATCTATTAAACTAAACATTCCTAAAGCGTTTTACCAAAAGAATCCTGGTTTCTCGGCCTCGTCGCCAGCGCTGATGCTGCCAAGCATGGCATCGACGCCGAGTGTTTCTGCAAGCGACATGCACACCGTGAACGCGGGCGTCGAACATCAAACAATGGGAATAATGAACCAAAATGTTAGCGGCAGCGGTTCGGAGACTGAAAATAAACGTTCATCGAAACGGAAGCGTGTACCGAAACGATTTTACGGCGATTCCAGCGACGAAGAAGTGGACAAGCAGCCATCGATGAAGTGGAGGAAGGTGGAGGCACCTTCGTTCGCGACTGTGCCGAATCTAAAGCCGCTGCCACCGAGACTGTCTTTTGGCGGAAAAACCATGGCGTATAGACCGATGGAGAGTCAAGCGGAAAGCCTAAGAATCACCACAGCGTCCGCGACGGAGTCGGAGGAACCAGCAGAAAGTAGCAGCGATTCTAGTGACTCTGAAGTGGAAGCCAGCCAGCAGATACAGACGCACCTGCCGGAAAGCAAAGCGCCAATTCCGGAGCGAGCAGTTAACTTGTATTGTTACTGTCAGTGCCCGTACGACGAGGTCTCAGAGATGATAGCTTGCGATGGCGAGGACTGTCGCATTGAGTGGTTTCATTTCGAGTGCGTCGGTATCATGGTGCCGCCAAAGGGCAAGTGGTACTGTCCGGATTGTAGAAAGAAGCATGGTATTGTGCAAAATAGTGAGGACTACTTTGACTGATAGCAGCAGATGGTGTCTGCATATTGAAATTGCTTTCTAGGCATACTTGATGGCCAttcaattttttctctctctcttttgtaCAGTTTTGAACGGTTTAAGTGATGTGTTCAAGTTGCTTCGAGTGTTGTTCgaatttgaaaatgtttgaggatcctgaatgtcttgaatggtTTGATGAATTCAAAAGATTTGAAAGTTTACAGAAACTTTGTAGTATTGACATTCCTTAAGAGCCTTGAATTAAATAGAATCGTATAATGCagtatcgttaaaaatatttgaggtggtaatataaaaaattataaaacaataaactAAGAACGATGTAAAAATCGCATGaagttttatacaaaaattagaTGTATTCTTTTAAGTGCAATGAGAAAATTGCATTTCAGATAGTATTATGTAAGCTATGTCTCTTTTTATTACATATAGTTTTAGAAAAAACTGTAGGGTAGAATGTAGCTGTGAAAGATTTTCGTAACTAATTTTGatgaatagaaatatttattttagaatgCTCAAAATAATTATGAGTGTTATTAATATGCGTAATATAAAAGTCTATCGGAAAACGAAAAACttgaatattttgcaaaattaatCATTGTTCGTATCGCTGCTGttgttttttttaaacacttaTTCGTATTTCTAAGGAAAATTTAGGAAAGTAATTCTTGAATTAGTTATTATTAACTTTAACGCTTGTAAAGTTTGTTTGCAATTATTCTATTTTCTCAGTTCTTCCAAAACTGAATATTATACTAATGTTGCAAAACTTCaagttttttatattaattagtATTGTTAAGTCTTTCAAGATCTTCAAGATTCTCAAACCTTCTTTAATGTGATTACAACCATCACTAGTCATACACTTAGCTAATGATGAAGTTAGATACTTTAAACTACTTTGAATGTATAATTAGAAATGTCAAATCTCTTTGGATATTATTCAGAGTTGAATGTTTTTAAAGACTATATATCTGAAGTGACGTAACCttcagaataaattttgaatgcTTTGGAACCATACATGTTTTTAGTAGAGATAGAAGTTCCATTTTAACATTGGTTAATCTTGGAAATTTATAATTCTACTATTAGCTTTTATTTACACAATTTCAA
The sequence above is drawn from the Ptiloglossa arizonensis isolate GNS036 chromosome 1, iyPtiAriz1_principal, whole genome shotgun sequence genome and encodes:
- the Mesr4 gene encoding misexpression suppressor of ras 4: MEDEDGESKVVDMWSILGEQQLKDTSLGNSLKPSIDSTYTDVIVEEKQLLRYNSIATKDSPSKTNSTGSKIVFKGFKKRILAQAQETQTNTSKSVAQELHCNALSKNSKEKKAEIKRGKITEYAQYLGLQPSSKNKCLKCHSSSNLCSILKQNLCTCNSTMTPMPSTSESSTVSHSPNFKITRKVYLCAACGTYFENWNLFLHMRDIHQRHICLFCLGMFGQAERLSYHLTKNHSVPEMAFTSVEDFYGAFKGSCYLVCCTCEKVFSETDNFYNHFCSPASKQDITASICTLCRQTGSHASTCSLAIETSKEVSSALPHATQTGTIPTHILDKAVNAGNKTVSRKPIKNNRSKHMEDSVSNQLKVNMHAKKTNNKTVSQLNESQLLGDALNRGENSQSEVYDAIKDTVSETIMEVSKYIGDSYKEKEVISEREVCQSDSEVNFPTDMISHNKPYDSVTETIMEVSRCTNNMQDSNDAIKKVDTGSSDILDVSDKPESDYDETGKFDTETLNSTEEASIRTTELNSVDQEEEEEEEEEEENVDKDKTVETILESKTDSSSRVSESPVHSPTNRSLFSPQHESHILDPQTKEESCENENKGNFDESNESQSSVSFNAIASSDRSLVIKICTNRNSQFSVATNNDDAENHDISKESEENNNAESSLHEEKKSNVFERERENNNSDPVNDGDSDSDSFKLAVVDSSNADETEEIEEADETNIMSEIPTESNMDVEETENQTEELAEETTADADTNEKHEDIKESKNVNDSEINSVVPQIQPSDGIMLAGEDIPCIDFNVDGTLDSIEIEDLLKRCIEEASPFCVYCNHARHVAVNGKQLGLHMLAEHKFQPQHPAIIIQPEQFIARVKKSLDELDSHFFNLDSYSSTNGTYNVPNVRTYECFHCRFHSAIHKELYLHNRKMHQKTILICIMCKSTFYSYSELLCHLCPGTYSPNINVKYRCCLCPMASLPSAFRLMVHLRKRHHACDVCLESTGNQQRLSNHVWKHKLHHLCYRCGIAYRNKPDITKHLFWKHGTESVLCKKCLQKKWPHIYHFCIPPTAFVCEECGSSFSRAVALKVHKRLHTGDRPYACNECSERFISRKLLTKHENAHKEPQPVSANLTDAVNQQLVTNEEKSDKEKIDATDSVATTSESLKEPKETVKKVVDVYDLPPLNLSSESDTDSEEEKVEPKEPEGPEKAKPIEEKAASPADNPKSVSPEPTTENIVEVEQNEEEKEQGAQIMDGIWDNFKSYTASLEMKDSTNNLPVKEQEPETDVAFLRSIVLADHDYCVVWSEKEKEKEKEGESRSKVDNKEEVNLNGDQDNASKVQKSPSGSNGVQNVSENDPNKKKVKSPKKKKQSGSTSSSDSSSDSDSSSCSCGTNCSCSSSSSGTSSSSSSSSDSDSSTSEGSPKKQSSRKERKKEKEPEAGSVDIDNKGVSTEMENGEAAASADPICPPQLLLRESDLETEETETDEDFYDEHPQQLANKLLAEKRNQLLLLAAVAPASAESAMPLNNGLTDTDTAIPSPDPMAGTTEDQPQQKRKVKTKKRKKGERAKQRNATPAVESIKLNIPKAFYQKNPGFSASSPALMLPSMASTPSVSASDMHTVNAGVEHQTMGIMNQNVSGSGSETENKRSSKRKRVPKRFYGDSSDEEVDKQPSMKWRKVEAPSFATVPNLKPLPPRLSFGGKTMAYRPMESQAESLRITTASATESEEPAESSSDSSDSEVEASQQIQTHLPESKAPIPERAVNLYCYCQCPYDEVSEMIACDGEDCRIEWFHFECVGIMVPPKGKWYCPDCRKKHGIVQNSEDYFD